From Demequina capsici:
CCGAATACCCGCCGACCCGCTCGGACTCGATCACGTCCCGCTGCCACTGACCGAGGATCCGCCGCGCCTCGAGATTCGTCGCGACCTTGGAGACCTGCAGCGCGACAGTGTCGGACCGGATCAGGCGCGACACGTCCTCACCCTCCAGCACGATCGCAGGGTTGCTCGGGTTGAGGATCAGCTCGACGTTCATCGTGGCGACCATCGCAGCAACATCGCCCTGGTTGCCGAGGTCGACGCCCTCGCGAAGGCACCACAAGGTGCCCACGCGGTAGGTAGCGCCCGTGTCGAAGTAGGCGAGCCTCATGCGACGAGCGACCTCGCGGGCGACCGTCGACTTGCCGGTCCCCGCAGGTCCGTCGATTGCGATCACGATCCCGGTCATGAGGCGGCCACCGTCCATCCCGCTCGTTCCAATGCCTCGACGAGCGGCGGGGCGCTCGCGGGCTCGACGTACAAGGTGGTGAGGCCGACGGGCTGCCTCGGAGAATGCTCGATCGAGAGGTCCTCCACGTTCGCACCCACGGACGCCGCATCGGTCAGGAGACGCACCAGCTGGCCCGGCGTGTCGGGCACGATCACGGTCACTCCCCTCCACTCCCGGGTGCGCCCGCCGTGCTTTCCGGGGATCCGCGCGACCTCGAGGTTGCCGCGCGCGATCAGGTCCGTGAGAGCCTCACCGATGTCGTCGGCCTCGCGCACGTCCTCCAGATCGCCGATGATGTGGTCCAGCGTCGCGACGATCGCATGCCGGTTCAGGCGCGCGATGTCCGCCCACATCGCCGGAGGCGATCCGGCGATGCGCGTCACGTCGCGCAGACCCTGCCCAGCAAGCGCCACGTCATCCGCGCCGAGCGGGCCCAGGGCGGCCGCAGCGGCAGAGGCGACCACCTGAGGGGCATGCGAGACGCGCGCGACCGCCGCATCATGCGCCGACGCCTCCATCTCCACCACATCGCTCTCGAGCGCCTGCGCTACCGACGCGACGACTGCGACCGCGGAACGTGGAGCCTCACCCTGGCAGATCACCCAGGGGCGCGCGCTGAACAGGTCCGACTGGGCCGCGAGCCCTCCCGACACCTCCCGCCCCGACATCGGATGGGAACCGACATAGCGGTCGGCCGCGCCCACCGCTCGCGCCGCATCCAGCACCGGCGCCTTCACGGAGGCGACGTCCGTCACGAGCGCACCCGGCCACGTGGCGAGGGCCTTGGCGACGACGTCCCCCGTGTCCGACGGGCGCACCGCGACGATCACCAGCTCGGGCGCGTCGTCCCCCAGCGGCATGCCGGCGCCGATGTCCCATGCGAGCCGTTCCGCGTTCGCCGAGACGTCCGCGATCGTGGTGGTCCAGCCTGCGGCGCGCAGGCCGAGCCCGATGCTCGCGCCGATGAGGCCGGCACCGATGATATGGGTGCGAGGGGTGGCGTCCACGGCGCTACTGGGCCAGGTCACGTCGCAGCGCGACGGCGCCACGCAGGTACACGTGGACCACCGCGTCGCGAGGCACGTTCATCTCGGCGTGCATCATGACGCGCACGATGCGCGGCAGCGCTCCCGGCACAGGGATCTCCTGGGCGCACATGAGGGGCACGGCGCCGAACCCCATCTCCCGCGCCGCAGCCGCAGGGAAGTCGGACACGATGTCCGGCGTGACGGTGAAGATCGCGGAGATGACGTCGTCCGTGGTGAGGGAGTTCTGCTCCATGAGGGCCGCGACGAGCTCGCGCGTCCGCTCGTGAAGATGCGACCTCTCGTCCACGTCGAGCGAGATGGCTCCTCGGATCGCGCGTACGGTCATGGCGTCATCGTATCGGTCGCGTGCTGGCGCGTCCGACCTGGGACGGGGCTAGAGCCCCGCCACCTCCATGAGCTCGCCGACCTCCTCGCGGTTCAGCTGACGCACCTCCCCAGGTGCGAGCGTGCCGAGGCGGATCGGACCGAACTGCGTGCGGACCAGGTCCACCACGGGATGCCCGACCGCGTCGAACATACGACGCACGATGCGGTTGCGCCCCTCGTGGAGCTCGACCTGCACGAGCGAGTGCTCGCCAGACACGTCCAGCACCACGCAGGAGGTGACCCGCACCGGACCGTCGGTGAGCTCCACGCCCTCCTTGAGCGTCGTCGCGAGCGTCTTCGCCACCCTGCCCTCGACCTTGGCCACATAGATCTTGGACACGCCATGCGTCGGGTGCGCCAAGCGGTTGGCCAGATCGCCGTCGTTGGTCAGCAGGATCACGCCCGTGGTCTCCGCATCGAGACGACCGACGTGGAACAGACGCTCCTTGTACTCGACCACGTACTGGTCGAGCGCCGGCCGACCCTGCGGGTCATGCATCGTCGAGACCACGCCGAGAGGCTTGTTCAGCACGACCGTCACATGAGTGTCGTCGACGCTGATTCGCTTCCCGTCCACCTCGATGGCGACGGAGTCCGGATCCACCCGCACCCCCAGCTGATCGACGACCTCGCCGTTGACACGCACACGCCCGGCCTCGATCATCTCCTCGCACTTGCGTCGCGACCCGACCCCGGCGGACGCGAGGACCTTCTGCAGGCGGATCCCCTCCGGCCGGTGGATCTCCAGCTCGGCCATCACCGGTCCCCCATCGACTCTGGGGCGTCGACATCGGCGAGCTCCGGCAGGAACGGGGCGAGCGGCGGCAGGTCGTCCAGCGTGGACATCCCCATCCGCTCGAGGAACTCGACCGTGGTGCCGTACAGGAGCGCGCCGCTGATCTCGCCGACCTCGGTCACGAGCCCGCGCGCGCTGAGCGTCTTCATCACGGAGTCCACGTTAACGCCGCGCACCTGCGACACCTGACCACGTGTCACAGGCTGCCGGTAGGCGACGACGGCGAGAGTCTCCAGCGCGGCCTGCGACAGCCGCGACGACTGACCCTCGACCACGAAGCGTCCCACGACGTCCGCGTACAGTCGCGACGAATAGATGCGCCACCCGCCATCGACCTCACGCAGCTCGAAGCCACGAGGCACCTCAGGGTCCGCGTACTCGTCTCGCAACGCGTGCAGCACCGTCACGACCTGGTCGACAGGCGTCTCCACGGCCGCTGCCAGCTGGTCGGCGGGCACGGGCTCCCCGACGACCATCAGCACCGCCTCGAGCGCCCCTCGGATGTGCTGATCCATCAGCGGGTACCTCCCTCGATCGACCGCTCGGACTCCCTCGCGGCCTCCAACCCGACGCCCATGGCATCGTCCTCGTCGAACTCGGCCGAGACGTCCACCTCCTCGGCGCCACCTGTCCAGCGCACCGTCAGCTCACCCAGCGAGCGGGCCTGCTCGAACGACACGGCGGCCTCGCGGAACAGCTCCAGGAGCGCGAGGAAGCGCGCGACGACCACGTGGATGCTCTCCGCGTCGGCGACCAGCGCGCGGAAGGTGACCGCGCCCGAGTGCTGCAGCCGCACCGCGACCACATGCGCCTGATCGCGCACGCTCACCGCCGGGTTGTGCAGATGGGTCAGCGACACCGCAGGCGTGGCCTTCGGCTCCATCGCCCTGGCGGCCAGCATCGCGAGCATGTCAGGGGTCACGTTCCACACGAGCTCGGGCAGCAGCATCGCGAAGTGCGATTCGAGCGGCACGTCCCGCGGCACGCGCCGCGGCGCCTCCAGCATCGACTCGAACCTCGCCGCGACGTCCTTGAAGGCCCTGTACTGCAGCAGACGGGCGAACAGCAGGTCGCGGGCCTCGAGCAGCTCGAGGTCCTCCATGTCGTCGACCTCGCCCTGGGGCAGGAGGCGCGCCGCCTTGAGATCGAGAAGGGTGGCCGCGACCACCAGGAACTCGGACGCCTGCGACAGGTCCCACTCGACCTCCCGCGCACGGACCACCGAGAGGAACTCGTCCGTCACGCGCGCGAGCGCGACCTCGGTGATCTCCATCTGATGCTTCGAGATGAGGCTCAGCAACAGGTCGAACGGACCTTCGAAGTTGTCGAGGTGGACCTCGAAGCCCTTCCGAGGGGCCTGGTCCGGCTGGGGCAGGCCGGCCGTCACGCTACGCGGCTACCCCGCGCGACATGAGCTCACGCGCGAGCTGGCGGTACGCCTCGGAGCCCGAGTGCGACGGGGCGAACGTGAGGATCGGCTCTGCTGCCACGGTCGCGTCGGGGAACTTGACGGTGCGCGCGATCATCGTCTCGGTCACGCGATCCCCGAACGCGTCGCGCACGCGCTCGACGACCTCCTGGGAGTGAAGGGTGCGCGCGTCGTACATCGTCGGGATGATCGCGTCCATGCTCAGGCGCGGATTGAGACGGTCCTGGACCTTGGTGATCGTGTCGACGAGCAGGGCCACGCCGCGCATCGCGAAGTACTCGCACGCCAGCGGGATGAGGACGCCGTGCGCGGCGACGAGCGCGTTGACCGTGAGCAGACCGAGAGAGGGCTGGCAGTCGATGAGGACCACGTCGTAGTCGTCCACCACATCCCGCAGCGCGCGCGCGAGCGCACTCTCGCGAGCGACCTCCCCGACCAGCTGGACCTCGGCCGCGGACAGGTCGATGTTCGCCGGCAGCAGGTCAAGGTTGTCGTAGCCGGTCTCCATGATGACGTCGCGCGTCTTCACGTCATTGCGCATCAGCAGGTCGTAGACCGTCGTCGTCAGGTCGTTCGAGTTGACGCCCAGGCCCGCGGACGCGGCACCCTGCGGGTCGAAGTCGACGAGCAGGACCTTCCGCCCGTACTCGGCGAGCGCCGCAGCGAGGTTCACCGAGGTGGTCGTCTTGCCGACCCCGCCCTTCTGATTGCACAGCGCCACGACTCGCGCGGGCCCATGGCTGGTCAGGGGCTTGGGTTCGGGAAAATCGGTCACGCGCCCAGGCTACCGTTTCGTCCTGGCCCTCACTCGCGGGCACGCGGGTGAGCGAGGACGTACGCCTCCCTCAGCGAATCGCGTGTCACCAGGGTGTACACCTGCGTCGTCGTCACCGAGGCGTGGCCCAGCAGCTCCTGCACGACCCTCACGTCCGCGCCGCCGGACAGCAGGTGGGTGGCGAACGAGTGGCGCAGCGTATGGGGGCTGACATCGGACACCCCTGCACGCTCCGACGCGACCCGCAGGATGGCCCACGCGCTCTGGCGTGACAGTCGGGCACCTCGTGCGTTCAGGAACAGCGCGGGCACGCCCGCGCCGTGCGCGGCAAGCCCCGATCGGGCCCGTACAAGATAGGCGTTCAGCGCCTCGGCGGCGAACGTGCCGAGCGGGACCACCCGCTCCTTCCGGCCCTTGCCGCGCAGGAGCGCCGACTCGGCGCCCGGCTCGAGGGAGACGTCGTCGACGTCCAGACCGACCGCCTCGGAGATGCGCGCGCCAGTCGCGTACACGAGCTCGAGCAGCGCCCTGTCGCGCAATGGCGCTACGCCGTCGCCCTGGGACGCAGCCTCCATGATCGCGGCCACCTGGTCGGTGGCGATCGCCTTGGGCAACCTCTTGGGCACCGCGCGCGGCTTGACCTGGAGCGACGGATCGTCACCGCTCCATCCCTCCTGCACGGCGAACCGATGCCAGCCTCGCACCGCCACGACGACCCGCGATGCCGACGCGGGAGCCAGCGCCCGCCCACCGTCGGCTCCGGTGCCGATCGCCTGGGCGAAGTCCGCGACGTGGGCGCGCTCGACCAGGCCGAGCGACTCGACGCCCTTCCCCGCGAGGAAGGACTCGTACCGGGCCAGGTCCCGGCGGTAGGCGGCGAGCGTGTTGTCGCTCAGCCCGCGTTCGACAGCCAGATGCGCGAGGTACCCCTCCCGCTGGCCAGCGAGCATCTCAGCCCCAGACCGTCAGGAGGTCAGGCAGGAACGGGTCCACCAGCACCGCTGCGAAGACCAGCGTCAGATACACGATCGACTCGCGGAACAGCCTCATCTCGCGCAGCTTCTCGTCCCCACGCTGCGACCGTACGTACAGCTCGATGCACCCCTTCATGAACCATGCACCCGCGCCGGCGGCGACGGCCAGGTACACCCACGTCATCCCGGCGACGGGAACGAGCACCAGGCTCGTCAGGATCATGGCGGCCGCGTACGCGATCATCTCGATGGCAACGCGCCGCGTCGGCGCGACGACAGGCAGCATCGGCACCTCGGCGTGCGCGTAGTCCTTGCGGAACTTCATGGACAGCGGCCAGTAGTGGGGCGGCGTCCAGAAGAACACGATGAGGAACAGCAGGAACGGAGTCCACGACAACGACTCGCGGACAGCGGCCCAGCCGATCAGAGCAGGCATGCAGCCCGCGATGCCGCCCCACACGATGTTCTGGGCGGTCCGCCGCTTCAGCAGCAGCGTGTAGCCGACCACATAGCCGAGGATCGCGAACAGCGTGAGCCCGGCGGAGAGCGGCGAGCCCACGACGAACCAGAACCACGCGAGGCTCACGGCGCCGAGCACCCAGGCGAACACCAGCGCGTCACGAGGAGCGACAGCACCCGTCACCAGCGGCCGGTTGCGCGTGCGCTTCATCACCGCGTCGATATCGCGGTCGATGTAGCTGTTGAAGGCGTTGGCGCTGCCCGCGGACAGGTAACCGCCGACGAGCGTGGCAAGCGTGAGCCACATCGGCGGCCAACCATCGGCGGCCAGGATCATCGCGGGAAGAGTCGTCACCAGCAGCAGCTCGATGATGCGCGGCTTCGTCAGCGCCACATAGGCCTTGAGCACCCGCGTCGCCAACAGCCACCGGGGCACGGCCGGAGCGGGCACATCCGTCACTGCGGTCGCTGGCTGGGGCATGCGGACATTCTAAGCCGCGCGAGCCAGGGAGTGGGACCTCCGTCCTACCTGACACGCGTGGGTGGTACTCGACGACCCTCCCAGGAACACATCGGCCCGACCCATGGTTGTCGCACCTGACCCGCGCCAGCGACGCCCCCAGGCGGCTACTAGGCTGTGGGTCGTCATAGTCGATATCTCTTCGCTGGAGTTTCTGTGAGCCTCAACTGGACCGCCGCTGATCACCGCGCCGTCGACACCCTCCGGGTGCTCGCGGCCGACGCCGTCGAGAAGGTGGGTAACGGCCACCCCGGGACGGCGATCTCGCTCGCGCCCGCGGCGTACCTCCTCTTCCAGAACGTCATGCGGCACGACCCCGCCGACTCGAAGTGGCTGGGGCGCGACCGCTTCGTGCTCTCCGCCGGCCACTCGTCGCTCACCCTCTACCTGCAGCTGTTCGCCTCCGGGTACGACCTCTCGCTGGACGACCTCAAGCAGCTGCGCACCGAGGGCTCCAAGACCCCTGGTCACCCTGAGTACGGGCACACCGACGGCGTGGAGATCACGACTGGCCCGCTCGGCTCCGGCATCGCGTCCTCCGTCGGCATGGCCATGGCGGCGCGTCGAGAGCGTGGGCTGCTCGACCCCGCCGCCGCGCCCGGCACCTCGCCGTTCGACCACTTCGTGTACGTGATCGCCGGGGACGGCGACCTGCAGGAGGGTGTCTCCCACGAGGGCAGCGCGCTCGCGGGCACCCAGGAGCTCGGCAACCTCATCGTGATCTGGGATGACAACAGGATCTCGATCGAGCATGAGACTGACATCTCGTTCACCGAGGACGTCCTCAAGCGATACGAGGCGTACGGCTGGCACACGCAGCACGTGAACTGGATCACGGCCGACGGCTACAAGGAGGATCCGGCAGCGCTGCTCGCCGCGATCGAGGCGGCTCAGGCCGAGACCGGGAAGCCCTCGATCATCCGGCTCAGCACCATCATCGGGTGGCCCTCGCCCACCAAGCAGAACAGCGGCGGCGTGCACGGCTCCGCTCTCGGCGCGACCGAGGTCGCGGGTCTCAAGGAGGTGCTCGGCTTCGATCCCGAGCAGTCGTTCGTCGTCGAGCCCGACGTCCTGGCGCGGATGCGCGAGGTCAAGGAAAGGGGCCAGCAGGCGCACTCCGACTGGAACGCCGCCTTCTCGCGGTGGGAGGCCGAGCAGCCTGAGCGCGCCGCGCTCCTTGCCCGCATCCAGAAGCGCGAGCTGCCCGAGGGCTGGGAGGCCGCGCTTCCGCAGTTCGAGGTCGGCTCGTCCGTCGCCACGCGCTCCGCGTCGGGCAAGGTGCTCACCGCGCTCGCGCCGGTGCTGCCCGAGCTCTGGGGCGGCTCCGCCGATCTCGCGGGCTCGAACAACACCACGATGGACGGCGAGCCGTCGTTCCTGCCCCCGCGTCGGTCCACCCACTCGTGGCCGAACGGCGACTGGTACGGACGCACCCTGCACTTCGGCATCCGAGAGTTCGGCATGGGCACGATCCTCAACGGGATCACGCTCCACGGCCTCACACGCGCGTACGGCGGCACGTTCCTCGTGTTCTCCGACTACATGCGCGCGTCGGTGCGCCTGGCCGCGCTGATGCGGATCCCCACGACCTTCGTGTGGACCCACGACTCCGTGGGCCTCGGCGAGGACGGCCCCACGCACCAGCCGATCGAGCACGTGGCCACGCTGCGCGCGATCCCCGGCCTCGACGTGATCCGTCCCGCCGACGCCAACGAGACCGCATACGCCTGGAAGACGATCCTCGAGACCACGGACCGCCCGTCCGCGATCGTCCTCACGCGCCAGAACGTCCCCACCCTCGCGGGTACCAGCGCCGACGGCGTCGACAAGGGTGCGTACGTCCTCGCCGGCGCCGACGAGGACGCCGACGTGGTGATCATCGCGACCGGCTCCGAGGTCTCCGTCGCCGTCGAGGCGCGCGACCTGCTCGCCGCCGACGGCATCAAGGCGCGCGTGGTGTCGATGCCGTCGCGGGAGCGCTTCGAGCGTCAGGACGCCGCGTACCGGGAGTCCGTGCTCCCGGCCGCCCTCAAGGCGCGTGTCTCCGTCGAGGCGGGCTCCTCGCTCGGCTGGCGCGAGATCGTCGGCGACGCCGGTCGCATCGTCAGCGTCGACCACTTCGGCGAGTCCGCCTCCGGCTCGCTCCTCCTCAAGAAGTACGGCTTCACCGCCGAGAACGTCGCGGCGAAGGCACAGGAGGCGGTGGAGGCCACCAGGTGACAGCCTTCCTCAGCACCTGGGTCGGGTTCGATTCGGAGGCGCACCTCGCGGTCACCGTCGGCGGAGACGTCGCGGAGCACGTGAGCGCCCTTCTCCCGACCCAGGTCGAGGACCACGTTGCGTCGCGCCTCGGCGCCGGGGACCCCACGCTCTGGGGTCCCGCAGCTGAGGCCGACGCGGCGTCCCATCTGGGCTGGACCGCGCTCCACGAGACAGCGCGCCGACATCTCGAGCCGCTCGAGGAGCTGTTCGTCGACCTTCGAGGAGAAGGCGTCAACCGCGTGGTGCTCGTGGGCATGGGCGGAGCCACCCTCGCAGCCCAGGTCATCTGCGCGACGTACGGCGTGCCGCTCGTGACCCTCGACTCCACGTCGCCCGATCGGGTCCGCGCCGCACTCGCAGGCGACCTCCGCTCGACCGTCATGGTCGTCGCGTCCAAGTCAGGCAGCACCATCGAGACCGAGGCACTGCGGGCGGCCGTCGAGAGCGCCTTCACGGAAGCAGGGATCGATCCTCGCCGTCGCATGGTCGTCGTCACGGATGCGGGCTCTCCCCTCGAGGCCGCTGCACGCGCGAAAGGCTGCCGGGGACTGTTCCTCGAGGACCCGAGCGTGGGCGGGCGGTTCTCGGCGCTCTCCGCGTTCGGCCTGGTGCCCGCCGCGCTCGCAGGGGTGCCCGTGCTCGAGGTCCTGGACGAGGCGGCCGCCGTCGCGGAGTCCCTCGAGGAGGACGACCGAGCCAACCCCGCCCTGGTGCTCGGCGCCGCGCTCGCGGGCCGTCGAAGGTTCCTCGTGGTGTCCGACCACGGCTCCGGCATCGTCGGCCTCGGGGACTGGATCGAGCACCTCGTCGGCGGCGCGACAGGCAAGGGCGGCAAGGGAGTCGTCCCGGTGCTGGCGGCTCCTCAGGCACCCGACCTGGGCCAACCCGACGCGATCGACTGCCGCCTCGTCTCCCTGAGCGCGGACGACGATGCCGAAGGCCCCGTGCTCACCGTGTCCGGCACCCTCGGCGCGCTGCTCCTGCTGTGGGAGCACGCCGTGGCCGTCACCGCACGGCTGCTGGGCGTCGACCCGTTCGACGAGCCGGACGTCGAGTCGTCCAGGACCGCGGCACGTGACCTCCTCGAGTCCGACTCCCCCGGACCTGCTCCCGCTTTCGTCGACGACGGGATCGAGGCCTACGGCACCCTCGCCGAGCTCTCCGCCGTCACCACCGTCCATGAAGCGCTTCAGACGCTCGAGGAGTGCCTCGGCTCGGACGGTTACCTGGCGGTCCTCGCCTACCTCGACCGTGAGGCGAACCCCTCGCTCCCGGGCGCGCGCCGCGCACTCGCCCAGCGGCTGGCGCGACCTGTCACGTTCGGCTGGGGCCCCCGCTACCTGCATTCGACCGGCCAGCTCCACAAGGGCGGCCCTGCGAGCGGCGTGTTCCTGCTGCTCACGGCAGACTTCTCCGAGGACCTGGCGATCCCAGGCCTCCCGTTCACCTTCGGTCGGCTGATCCATGCCCAGGCCGCCGGCGACGCCCGCTCTCTGTCAGAGGCGGGTCGACCGGTGCTCCGCTTGAACCTCACCGACCGCACCCAGGTCGCCCGCGTGGCGGCCCTACTGGAGGGATGACCCACGTGAATCCGCTGCGAGATCCCCGGGATCGCAGACTTCCCCGCATCGCCGGCTCGTGCGGCCTCGTGATGTTCGGTGTGACAGGCGACCTGGCCCGCAAGAAGCTCATGCCCGCCGTCTACGACCTCGCCAACCGAGGCCTGCTGCCGCCCGCCTTCGCGCTCACCGGCTTCGCCCGACGCGAGTGGGGCCGGGAGGACTTCGCCCAGGTCGTCTACGACTCGGTGCGCGAGCATGCCCGCACCCCGTGGAGCGACGAGACGTGGCGCCAGCTCTCCGAGGGCATCCGCTTCGTCCAGGGGACCTTCGACGACCCTGCCGCCTTCGCCGAGCTGCGCCGCACGGTGGAGGAGCTCGACGAGCGCAGAGGCACAGGCGGCAATCACGCGTTCTACCTCTCGATCCCGCCGTCGGCCTTCCCTCAGGTGATCACGCAGCTGCGCGACTCAGGGCTGTCCGACCCCAGGGAGGGCACGTGGCGCCGCGTCGTCATCGAGAAGCCGTTCGGGCACGACCTTGAGTCAGCGGAGAAGCTGGACGCGGTCGTCTCCGAGGTGTTTCCACCCGACTCCGTGTTCCGGATCGATCACTACCTCGGGAAGGAGACGGTGCAGAACCTGCTGGCGATCCGCTTCGCGAACCAGCTGTTCGAGCCGATCTGGAACTCCCAGTACATCGACCATGTGCAGATCACCATGGCCGAGGACATCGGCATCGGCTCGCGCGCCGGCTACTTCGACGGCATCGGGACCGCGCGCGACGTGATCCAGAACCACCTGCTCCAGCTCTTCGCACTCACGGCGATGGAGGAGCCCGCAAGCTTCGAGGCGGCCGACCTTCGCACGGAGAAGGAGAAGGTGCTGCGGTCCACAAGGCTCCCCGAGGACCTCGGCCTCGGCACCGCACGCGGCCAGTACGCGGCCGGCTGGCGAGGCGGCGAGCAGGTGGGCGGATTCCTCGACGAGGACGGGATCTCCCCCGACTCGTCGACCGAGACCTATGCCGCGATCCGGCTCGACCTGCCGAACCGCCGCTGGAACGGAACGCCGTTCTACCTCCGCGCTGGCAAGCGCCTCGGTCGAAGGGTGACCGAGATCGCGCTCGTCTTCAAGAAGGCGCCGTCACCGTACTTCCAGCACATCCAGGGCACCGAGGTCGGCACGAACGCTCTCGTGATCCGCGTCCAGCCCGACGAGGGCGTCACCTTGCGCTTCGGATCCAAGGTGCCGGGGTCCACCATGGAGGTGCGCGATGTCACCATGGACTTCGCGTACGGCAACGCGTTCACCGAGTCGTCGCCCGAGGCCTACGAGCGCCTCATCCTTGACGTGCTCCTCGGTGACCCGCCGCTGTTCCCCCGCCAGGAGGAGGTCGCGCTCTCCTGGCAGATCCTCGACCCGATCACCGCGTACTGGACCACGCAGGGCCAGCCGGAGCAGTACCGCTCCGGCACCTGGGGTCCTGCCAGCGCGGATGAGATGATGGCCCGCGACGGCCGCGCTTGGAGGCGCCCGTGATCATCGAGCTCCCGCACACCACCACGTCAGCGATCGCGAAGCGGCTCGTCGAGTCCCAGCGCGAGGGCGGCGTCATCACGCTCGCGCGTGTGATGACGCTCGTGATCGATGCGAAGGACGCTGACTTCGAAGCGGCGATCGCCACGGCGAACGTAGCCTCCCGTGAGCACCCCTGCCGCATCATCGTCATCGCCCCCCAGGATGGTGCCGAGGCGCGCCTCGACGCGGAGATCCGCGTCGGCGGCGACGCCGGCGCCTCCGAGGTGATCGTCCTGAGGCCGTCGGGTCCTCAGGTGGGCCATGACGACACCCTCATCACTCCCCTGCTGCTGCCCGACGCACCGATCGTCGCCTGGTGGCCCGCCGACGTCCCCCACGAGTGCTCGATGACGGGATTGGGCAAGATGGCTCAGCGCCGCATCACCGATTCCAAGGGCGATCCCGACCCTGGGTTCGTGCTTCAGTGCCTCGCGCACGACCACCGCAAGGGCGACACCGACCTCGCATGGACCCGCCTCACCCGCTGGCGCGCACTGCTCGCCTCGGCGCTCGAGCAGGTCACGGAGCCGGTCGTGACCAAGGCACGCATCCACGGTGACATGAACAGTCCCTCGATCCTGCTGCTCGGGGCCTGGCTCAAGAATGTGCTCGGATGCGAGATCGAGGCCACGTACGATGCCTCGGTCTCGGCGTTGCAGCACATCGTGCTGGAGACCCCATCGGGCGAGATCAGCATCTCGCGTCCTGACGGACGTCACGCGACCCTGTCGCAGCCCGGTCAGCCGGACCACGTCATCGCGCTGCCGGCACGCACCCTCGACGAGTGCCTGGCGGAGGAGCTGCGGCGCCTCGACGACGATCCCGTGTACGGCGAGACGCTGGCAACCTTTGGAGGAACCCGATGAACCGCAGAGTTCTTGTGATGCCCGACCGGGACGCCGTGGCCCGGACAACCGCGGCGCGACTGCTCGTGACGATCCAGGACGTGCTCGCCGCCCAGGACGTCGTCAACGTCGTCGTCACCGGCGGCACCGTCGGGATCGGCACCTTGGCCGAGGTCGCGGCCTCTCCGTTGGCCGGCGACGTCGACTGGACGTCCGTGCATGTGTGGTGGGGAGACGAACGCTTCGTGCCCGCCGGCGACCC
This genomic window contains:
- the tkt gene encoding transketolase, whose amino-acid sequence is MSLNWTAADHRAVDTLRVLAADAVEKVGNGHPGTAISLAPAAYLLFQNVMRHDPADSKWLGRDRFVLSAGHSSLTLYLQLFASGYDLSLDDLKQLRTEGSKTPGHPEYGHTDGVEITTGPLGSGIASSVGMAMAARRERGLLDPAAAPGTSPFDHFVYVIAGDGDLQEGVSHEGSALAGTQELGNLIVIWDDNRISIEHETDISFTEDVLKRYEAYGWHTQHVNWITADGYKEDPAALLAAIEAAQAETGKPSIIRLSTIIGWPSPTKQNSGGVHGSALGATEVAGLKEVLGFDPEQSFVVEPDVLARMREVKERGQQAHSDWNAAFSRWEAEQPERAALLARIQKRELPEGWEAALPQFEVGSSVATRSASGKVLTALAPVLPELWGGSADLAGSNNTTMDGEPSFLPPRRSTHSWPNGDWYGRTLHFGIREFGMGTILNGITLHGLTRAYGGTFLVFSDYMRASVRLAALMRIPTTFVWTHDSVGLGEDGPTHQPIEHVATLRAIPGLDVIRPADANETAYAWKTILETTDRPSAIVLTRQNVPTLAGTSADGVDKGAYVLAGADEDADVVIIATGSEVSVAVEARDLLAADGIKARVVSMPSRERFERQDAAYRESVLPAALKARVSVEAGSSLGWREIVGDAGRIVSVDHFGESASGSLLLKKYGFTAENVAAKAQEAVEATR
- a CDS encoding glucose-6-phosphate isomerase, with amino-acid sequence MTAFLSTWVGFDSEAHLAVTVGGDVAEHVSALLPTQVEDHVASRLGAGDPTLWGPAAEADAASHLGWTALHETARRHLEPLEELFVDLRGEGVNRVVLVGMGGATLAAQVICATYGVPLVTLDSTSPDRVRAALAGDLRSTVMVVASKSGSTIETEALRAAVESAFTEAGIDPRRRMVVVTDAGSPLEAAARAKGCRGLFLEDPSVGGRFSALSAFGLVPAALAGVPVLEVLDEAAAVAESLEEDDRANPALVLGAALAGRRRFLVVSDHGSGIVGLGDWIEHLVGGATGKGGKGVVPVLAAPQAPDLGQPDAIDCRLVSLSADDDAEGPVLTVSGTLGALLLLWEHAVAVTARLLGVDPFDEPDVESSRTAARDLLESDSPGPAPAFVDDGIEAYGTLAELSAVTTVHEALQTLEECLGSDGYLAVLAYLDREANPSLPGARRALAQRLARPVTFGWGPRYLHSTGQLHKGGPASGVFLLLTADFSEDLAIPGLPFTFGRLIHAQAAGDARSLSEAGRPVLRLNLTDRTQVARVAALLEG
- the zwf gene encoding glucose-6-phosphate dehydrogenase encodes the protein MTHVNPLRDPRDRRLPRIAGSCGLVMFGVTGDLARKKLMPAVYDLANRGLLPPAFALTGFARREWGREDFAQVVYDSVREHARTPWSDETWRQLSEGIRFVQGTFDDPAAFAELRRTVEELDERRGTGGNHAFYLSIPPSAFPQVITQLRDSGLSDPREGTWRRVVIEKPFGHDLESAEKLDAVVSEVFPPDSVFRIDHYLGKETVQNLLAIRFANQLFEPIWNSQYIDHVQITMAEDIGIGSRAGYFDGIGTARDVIQNHLLQLFALTAMEEPASFEAADLRTEKEKVLRSTRLPEDLGLGTARGQYAAGWRGGEQVGGFLDEDGISPDSSTETYAAIRLDLPNRRWNGTPFYLRAGKRLGRRVTEIALVFKKAPSPYFQHIQGTEVGTNALVIRVQPDEGVTLRFGSKVPGSTMEVRDVTMDFAYGNAFTESSPEAYERLILDVLLGDPPLFPRQEEVALSWQILDPITAYWTTQGQPEQYRSGTWGPASADEMMARDGRAWRRP
- a CDS encoding glucose-6-phosphate dehydrogenase assembly protein OpcA; this translates as MIIELPHTTTSAIAKRLVESQREGGVITLARVMTLVIDAKDADFEAAIATANVASREHPCRIIVIAPQDGAEARLDAEIRVGGDAGASEVIVLRPSGPQVGHDDTLITPLLLPDAPIVAWWPADVPHECSMTGLGKMAQRRITDSKGDPDPGFVLQCLAHDHRKGDTDLAWTRLTRWRALLASALEQVTEPVVTKARIHGDMNSPSILLLGAWLKNVLGCEIEATYDASVSALQHIVLETPSGEISISRPDGRHATLSQPGQPDHVIALPARTLDECLAEELRRLDDDPVYGETLATFGGTR